The DNA window GGCAAGCAGACTTTGTTGGATGAAGTCAAAATTCAGAAGCTACTGCAAGCCAAGAACCGCTATAGCGTGTCCGCCTTCGGATCAGGCAAGCAGGATCGTAGACGTTCTGTTGCTGGAAATTGATCCTGGATTGCAAGACAACAGAGAAAGACAACAGAAGCACTGTTTCTTTATGAGACAGCTGCACTTAAAAAACGGCGAAAAGGGTGCACTGCAAGTGCTTCAAGTGCGGTAGCTCTGCCTTCCTCAGGATGCCCTTCGAAACAATGAAAGCTAATCGCGCGGTAGATTCAGTTTGTGAGTAAAAAATGAACCTTGGCTTATCGTGGTATGCAATTCGCACAAAACCTCGCCAGGAGGAACGGGCGGTAGAGAATCTGACCTCCTGGGGAATAACAACGCTGGCGCCCCGGATCAAGAAAACCAGCGCCTGTCGCGATTCACACTTGTTCCCCGGATATATATTCGCGCGCTTTGAAGGCCCCAAGATGCTGCACAATATCCACTTTACCCGTGGAGTCGCTTATGTTGTCAGCTTCGGCGGAGTTCCGTCTGCGATTAGCGATGAATTAATTGCCGAAATTCATACCCGCATAGACGAGAACGGCTTTGTCATCCGCAATACGCCTGCCTTGAGTCCGGGTGACCACGTAGTCATAAGATCAGGCTTTTTGCGTAATTTTGTAGGAGTATTCGAACGGGATTTATCGGGAAGTGAACGCGTGCAGATACTTTTGCACACCGTGTCGTACAGCGCTCATGTGGAAATGTCCCGGTCAGAAGTGGCAAAACTTGCTAGTTAGCGGGTGTGCCGAGGTGCTTGAGCTTTGCGGCAACTTTGCCGAGTCCCAGACGCGCCATATGCTTTCAGCCGAAGAGGAATTGCGAACTCTCCTTTCGGTGTTCGAC is part of the Terriglobia bacterium genome and encodes:
- a CDS encoding transcription/translation regulatory transformer protein RfaH, which gives rise to MNLGLSWYAIRTKPRQEERAVENLTSWGITTLAPRIKKTSACRDSHLFPGYIFARFEGPKMLHNIHFTRGVAYVVSFGGVPSAISDELIAEIHTRIDENGFVIRNTPALSPGDHVVIRSGFLRNFVGVFERDLSGSERVQILLHTVSYSAHVEMSRSEVAKLAS